The genomic stretch TGCCCTTTGCGCGGCGGATCGTCAGTGCGTCGAGCAGCGCCTGCGTCGGGTGCTCGTGCTGGCCATCGCCGGCGTTCACGACGGAGCAGGCGACCTTCTGCGCCAGAAGGGCCGCCGCACCGGCCGAAGAATGCCGCAGCACCAGCACGTCGGGATGCATGGCGTTCAGCGTCATCGCCGTATCGATCAGCGTTTCGCCCTTCTTTACCGAGGAATTGCCGACGGACATGTTCATCACGTCGGCACCCAGCCGCTTGCCGGCTAGTTCGAAGGAGGCCTGGGTGCGCGTGGAGGCCTCGAAGAACAGGTTGATCTGGGTCAGCCCCCGCAGCGTCGAGGTCTTCTTTTCCCGCTGCCGGCTGATCTGGACGGCTTCGTCGGCCTTGTCCAGAAGATAGGTGATATCCTGTTCTGTGAGGCCCTTGATGCCGAGGAGGTGGCGGTGAGGGAAGAAGACCATGAGGCGTCTCCGCTTGCGTTCGGGCGTCTATAATAACTGACCGGGAAACCGGCAAGCGAAGGGGCGGGAAAAGTCTGTTCATCCTCATGCATTTTTCAGAGAAACGGGCTAGAAGCCAAGCATGACACAGAATAGCCGGACCGAACAAAAGCTTGCCGAACTGAACCAGCCCCAGCCCTGGTCCGGCATCAATGCCTATCGATCTGACCCGCTGATTGTTGATCTGACCGCCGGTCTGCACCGCAGCCTGCGCGAGGAATTCGATTCGCTCGGCCACTACGCCACCTCGCCGGAGGCACAGGAACTGGCGCGTATGGCGAACGAAAGCCCGCCGAAGCTTCGCACCCACGGACCCCGCGGCGAGCGGCTGGATGTCGTGGAGTTCCACCCCGCATGGCACGCGCTGATGCGCCGCTCCATGTCAATCGGGCTGCACTCGTCAGTCTGGGAGAGCATCGCGGACGCCAAGGGGAGCGAGCACAAGGCGCGCGCCACCCGCTTTTACCTGACGGCGCAGCTCGAATGCGGCCACCTCTGCCCGTTGACGATGACCAGCGCCTCCGTCGCTGCCCTCATGGCCTCGCCGCGTGTCCAGAAGGAATGGGCACCGAAGATACTGTCGAGGAAATACGATTCGTCCAACCGGCCGGCGCTGCAGAAGAATGCCATCACGCTCGGCATGGGGATGACCGAGAAGCAGGGTGGCACGGACGTGCGGGCCAACCGATCCACCGCAGAGCGCGTGGGCGAGGGCATTTATCGTCTGTCCGGGCACAAGTGGTTCATGTCCGCCCCGATGAGCGACGCCTTCGTGATGCTGGCAAAGACCAACGAGGGCATCGGCTGCTTCCTCGTTCCGCGCTTGCTGGAGGACGGCTCGGCCAACGGGCTGCAGTTCCAGCGACTGAAGGACAAGCTCGGCAACCGCTCCAACGCCTCCTCTGAGGTCGAGTTCACCGATGCCTTCGGCTACCTGCTGGGCGAGCCGGGCGCTGGGATACGCACCATTCTCGACATGGTCACCCTGACGCGGCTCGACTGCGCCTTGGCTTCGGCCGGCATCATGCGCGCCTCGCTGGCCGAAGCGGTCCACCACTGCCGCGGCCGCACCGTCTTCGGCAAGAACCTTATCGACCAGCCGCTGATGACGCGGGTTCTGGCCGACATGGCGCTTGATGTTGCGGCCGCGACAGCACTCGCCTTCCGGCTCGCCGACGCCTTTGACCGCGGAGCAAGCAGCCCGGCGGACGCAGCCTTCGCCCGCGTCATGACGCCGGTCATCAAGTACTGGAACTGCAAGATCGCGCCGTCGCTGATCTACGAGGCGATGGAGTGCCTCGGCGGCAATGGATACGTCGAGGAGCGCCCGGTGGCGCGGCATTACCGGGAGGCACCGGTCAACGCGATCTGGGAAGGCTCCGGCAACGTCATGGCGCTGGATGTCTTGCGCGTTTTGTCTCGCGGCAAGGACCTCTTCGATCTCGTCCTCTCCGGCTTTGAACGCGACCTTGGCGCTTCAGGCCGCAAAACGATCGAGGTGCTGCGGGCAGCCATGGCGCTCTGCGAGACGGACGAGGGGGCGGCGCGCCTTCTGGTCGAGCAACTGGCGCTTGCCGCC from Pseudorhizobium banfieldiae encodes the following:
- a CDS encoding acyl-CoA dehydrogenase family protein gives rise to the protein MTQNSRTEQKLAELNQPQPWSGINAYRSDPLIVDLTAGLHRSLREEFDSLGHYATSPEAQELARMANESPPKLRTHGPRGERLDVVEFHPAWHALMRRSMSIGLHSSVWESIADAKGSEHKARATRFYLTAQLECGHLCPLTMTSASVAALMASPRVQKEWAPKILSRKYDSSNRPALQKNAITLGMGMTEKQGGTDVRANRSTAERVGEGIYRLSGHKWFMSAPMSDAFVMLAKTNEGIGCFLVPRLLEDGSANGLQFQRLKDKLGNRSNASSEVEFTDAFGYLLGEPGAGIRTILDMVTLTRLDCALASAGIMRASLAEAVHHCRGRTVFGKNLIDQPLMTRVLADMALDVAAATALAFRLADAFDRGASSPADAAFARVMTPVIKYWNCKIAPSLIYEAMECLGGNGYVEERPVARHYREAPVNAIWEGSGNVMALDVLRVLSRGKDLFDLVLSGFERDLGASGRKTIEVLRAAMALCETDEGAARLLVEQLALAAGAAELARLGAGKIADAFLETRLAGGWRSTYGMLDARFDASYIVDLLYPAAN